In Bos indicus x Bos taurus breed Angus x Brahman F1 hybrid chromosome 21, Bos_hybrid_MaternalHap_v2.0, whole genome shotgun sequence, one DNA window encodes the following:
- the SLC25A29 gene encoding mitochondrial basic amino acids transporter isoform X1, protein MGPTSGLLARVSPGLLRAGPRELGTLTPRGHRTYPGPSFQVRLQVQSVEKPQYRGTLHCFQAIIKQESVLGLYRGLGSPLLGLTFINALVFGVQGNTLRALGRDSPLNQFLAGAAAGAIQCVICCPMELAKTRLQLQEAGPARTYRGPLDCLAQIYRQEGLRGVNRGMVSTLLRETPSFGVYFLTYDVLTRALGCEPGDRLLVPKLLLAGGTSGIASWLSTYPVDVVKSRLQADGLQGAPRYRGIVDCVQQSYREEGWRVFTRGLASTLLRAFPVNAATFATVTVVLSYARGEEARLEGDAGSAALAQPSSL, encoded by the exons ATGGGTCCAACCTCAGGCCTCCTGGCGAGAGTCTCCCCGGGGCTTCTGCGTGCCGGCCCCAGAGAGCTGGGCACTCTGACTCCACGCGGCCACCGTACTTACCCTGGGCCCTCCTTCCAGGTGCGGCTTCAGGTCCAGAGTGTGGAGAAGCCCCAGTACCGAGGGACCTTGCACTGCTTCCAGGCCATCATCAAGCAGGAGAGC GTGCTGGGCCTGTACCGAGGCCTGGGGTCGCCGCTCCTGGGGTTGACCTTCATCAACGCGCTGGTGTTCGGCGTGCAGGGCAACACCCTGCGGGCGCTGGGCCGGGACTCGCCACTGAACCAGTTCCTGGCGGGCGCGGCGGCCGGGGCCATCCAGTGCGTCATCTGCTGCCCCATGGAGCTGGCCAAGACGCGGCTGCAACTGCAGGAGGCGGGCCCAGCGCGCACCTACCGCGGGCCCCTGGACTGCCTGGCGCAGATCTACCGGCAGGAGGGCCTGCGCGGCGTCAACCGGGGCATGGTGTCCACGCTGCTGCGCGAGACGCCCAGCTTTGGCGTCTACTTCCTCACCTACGACGTGCTGACGCGCGCGCTGGGCTGCGAGCCGGGCGACCGCCTGCTGGTGCCCAAGCTGCTGCTGGCGGGCGGCACGTCCGGCATCGCGTCCTGGCTCTCCACCTACCCTGTGGACGTGGTTAAGTCGCGGCTGCAGGCCGATGGGCTGCAGGGCGCGCCGCGCTACCGAGGCATCGTCGACTGCGTGCAGCAGAGCTACCGCGAAGAGGGCTGGCGCGTGTTCACGCGGGGGCTGGCCTCCACGCTGCTGCGCGCCTTCCCAGTCAACGCCGCCACCTTCGCCACCGTCACCGTGGTGCTCAGCTACGCCCGCGGCGAGGAGGCCCGGCTGGAGGGCGATGCTGGGTCCGCCGCCCTGGCCCAGCCCTCCAGCCTGTGA
- the SLC25A29 gene encoding mitochondrial basic amino acids transporter isoform X2 — protein sequence MALDFLAGCAGGVAGVLVGHPFDTVKVRLQVQSVEKPQYRGTLHCFQAIIKQESVLGLYRGLGSPLLGLTFINALVFGVQGNTLRALGRDSPLNQFLAGAAAGAIQCVICCPMELAKTRLQLQEAGPARTYRGPLDCLAQIYRQEGLRGVNRGMVSTLLRETPSFGVYFLTYDVLTRALGCEPGDRLLVPKLLLAGGTSGIASWLSTYPVDVVKSRLQADGLQGAPRYRGIVDCVQQSYREEGWRVFTRGLASTLLRAFPVNAATFATVTVVLSYARGEEARLEGDAGSAALAQPSSL from the exons ATGGCGCTCGACTTTCTGGCTGGATGCGCTGGGG GTGTGGCAGGCGTGCTGGTGGGACACCCGTTTGACACGGTCAAG GTGCGGCTTCAGGTCCAGAGTGTGGAGAAGCCCCAGTACCGAGGGACCTTGCACTGCTTCCAGGCCATCATCAAGCAGGAGAGC GTGCTGGGCCTGTACCGAGGCCTGGGGTCGCCGCTCCTGGGGTTGACCTTCATCAACGCGCTGGTGTTCGGCGTGCAGGGCAACACCCTGCGGGCGCTGGGCCGGGACTCGCCACTGAACCAGTTCCTGGCGGGCGCGGCGGCCGGGGCCATCCAGTGCGTCATCTGCTGCCCCATGGAGCTGGCCAAGACGCGGCTGCAACTGCAGGAGGCGGGCCCAGCGCGCACCTACCGCGGGCCCCTGGACTGCCTGGCGCAGATCTACCGGCAGGAGGGCCTGCGCGGCGTCAACCGGGGCATGGTGTCCACGCTGCTGCGCGAGACGCCCAGCTTTGGCGTCTACTTCCTCACCTACGACGTGCTGACGCGCGCGCTGGGCTGCGAGCCGGGCGACCGCCTGCTGGTGCCCAAGCTGCTGCTGGCGGGCGGCACGTCCGGCATCGCGTCCTGGCTCTCCACCTACCCTGTGGACGTGGTTAAGTCGCGGCTGCAGGCCGATGGGCTGCAGGGCGCGCCGCGCTACCGAGGCATCGTCGACTGCGTGCAGCAGAGCTACCGCGAAGAGGGCTGGCGCGTGTTCACGCGGGGGCTGGCCTCCACGCTGCTGCGCGCCTTCCCAGTCAACGCCGCCACCTTCGCCACCGTCACCGTGGTGCTCAGCTACGCCCGCGGCGAGGAGGCCCGGCTGGAGGGCGATGCTGGGTCCGCCGCCCTGGCCCAGCCCTCCAGCCTGTGA